One genomic window of Microbacterium testaceum StLB037 includes the following:
- a CDS encoding sensor histidine kinase, whose translation MPDTLRSEAQRTVLEEAWGRIPHSRESRDDPGSFTQKRIERVLTIFVGPASLALGAQALIAALGRADERDGWHLPLAVGVFVPLAAMIVACAVGRFARVFAGIFAVVFMVALALWPVATAGGPPPSPLENPWIFYLINVATVAAVVAFPMSLQIVWTVAAPVLFGVVRLIQAGGRSEFSVPVALDVSFALILGSVLVTLTWMYRSIAAHVDETRAQAVSSYAEAAATAATENERVAVAALMHDSVLGALLAAERASTPRERTLAVSMAREALTRLANAEKDALEGSDAPVDAAGLADEIETAARELGVELAVRRRIDEGTPRVPGRVARALSLAAMQAVANAVQHAEARGLSVEVSGYADPGGIAVRVRDAGDGFDLEAIPADRLGIRGSIIARVTAVGGRSDIESGSSGTTVTLEWESGDRW comes from the coding sequence ATGCCTGACACCCTCCGTTCGGAGGCCCAGCGGACGGTTCTCGAGGAGGCCTGGGGGCGGATCCCGCACTCACGGGAGTCGCGCGACGACCCGGGGTCGTTCACGCAGAAGCGCATCGAGCGCGTCCTCACCATCTTCGTCGGTCCCGCGTCGCTCGCTCTCGGGGCGCAGGCGCTGATCGCCGCGCTCGGGCGCGCCGACGAGCGCGACGGCTGGCACCTTCCTCTCGCGGTCGGCGTCTTCGTGCCGTTGGCCGCGATGATCGTCGCGTGCGCGGTCGGGCGGTTCGCGCGCGTCTTCGCGGGGATCTTCGCCGTGGTCTTCATGGTCGCCCTGGCCCTGTGGCCCGTCGCGACCGCGGGCGGACCGCCGCCGTCTCCGCTGGAGAACCCCTGGATCTTCTACCTCATCAACGTCGCGACCGTCGCGGCCGTCGTGGCGTTCCCGATGTCGCTGCAGATCGTCTGGACGGTCGCCGCGCCCGTGCTCTTCGGGGTGGTGCGCCTGATCCAGGCCGGGGGCCGGAGCGAATTCTCCGTCCCGGTCGCGCTCGACGTCTCGTTCGCCCTGATCCTGGGCAGCGTCCTCGTCACCCTGACCTGGATGTACCGCTCGATCGCCGCCCACGTCGACGAGACGCGCGCGCAGGCCGTGTCGAGCTACGCCGAGGCGGCGGCCACCGCGGCGACCGAGAACGAGCGCGTGGCCGTGGCTGCACTCATGCACGACAGCGTGCTGGGCGCTCTGCTCGCCGCGGAACGCGCCTCCACGCCCCGCGAACGCACGCTCGCCGTGAGCATGGCGCGAGAGGCCTTGACCCGGCTGGCGAATGCCGAGAAGGACGCGCTCGAGGGCAGCGATGCCCCCGTGGATGCCGCCGGCCTGGCCGACGAGATCGAGACCGCGGCCCGTGAGCTCGGGGTCGAACTCGCGGTCCGTCGCCGCATCGACGAAGGGACGCCGCGGGTGCCGGGTCGGGTCGCACGCGCGCTTTCGCTCGCGGCGATGCAGGCGGTCGCCAATGCCGTGCAGCACGCCGAGGCGCGGGGGCTCTCGGTCGAGGTGTCGGGCTACGCCGATCCCGGGGGCATCGCCGTGCGGGTGCGCGACGCCGGGGACGGCTTCGACCTCGAGGCGATCCCGGCCGACCGTCTCGGCATCCGCGGGTCGATCATCGCGCGTGTGACCGCGGTCGGAGGGCGGTCCGACATCGAGTCCGGCTCCTCCGGCACGACGGTGACGCTCGAGTGGGAGAGCGGGGACCGCTGGTGA
- a CDS encoding response regulator transcription factor, whose protein sequence is MTRVALIDDHESVRLGLEAALAQTAATEVVFSGANVAAYLDWRRVAVQSPADVVVLDLTLGDGTTVSENVDRVVRDGSSVIIHSVADRPAAVREALAAGAAGIVSKSSPTHEVLGAIGTVARGELLDNVEWASAVEGDRAFADAQLSAREREVLRLYAAGLPLKAVADRLGVAYSTAKENITRVRVKYVEVGRPAPTKVDLLRRAMEDGILHDAPEAGTDA, encoded by the coding sequence ATGACGCGCGTCGCCCTCATCGATGATCACGAGTCGGTTCGTCTCGGTCTCGAGGCGGCGCTCGCCCAGACCGCCGCGACCGAGGTCGTGTTCTCGGGGGCGAACGTCGCGGCGTACCTCGATTGGCGGCGCGTCGCCGTGCAATCGCCGGCCGACGTGGTCGTCCTCGACCTCACCCTCGGCGACGGCACCACGGTGTCCGAGAACGTGGACCGCGTCGTGCGCGACGGGTCGAGCGTGATCATCCACAGCGTCGCCGACCGCCCGGCCGCCGTCCGCGAGGCGCTCGCGGCCGGAGCGGCGGGGATCGTGAGCAAGTCCTCGCCCACGCACGAGGTTCTCGGGGCGATCGGGACGGTCGCGCGCGGCGAGCTGCTGGACAACGTCGAGTGGGCCAGTGCTGTCGAAGGCGATCGCGCCTTCGCCGACGCGCAGCTGTCCGCCCGCGAGCGCGAGGTGCTGCGGCTCTACGCGGCGGGCCTGCCGCTGAAAGCCGTCGCCGATCGCCTGGGGGTCGCGTACTCCACCGCGAAAGAGAACATCACGCGGGTCCGCGTGAAGTACGTCGAGGTCGGCCGTCCCGCCCCGACCAAGGTCGACCTGCTGCGGCGGGCGATGGAGGACGGAATCCTGCATGACGCCCCCGAAGCCGGGACCGATGCCTGA